One segment of Panicum virgatum strain AP13 chromosome 1K, P.virgatum_v5, whole genome shotgun sequence DNA contains the following:
- the LOC120652130 gene encoding uncharacterized protein LOC120652130, which produces MRRLGCAGLMMMLLLGVLLAAVSPVAVAATARREMVMAASRDDEGQRGRAGAVNALGNAPEAAAANGGEDVIGRRPKDEVVVRSHRRFIRTRRIPAISSQSQVHFGGRIPFTADYHSVHRHPPTHN; this is translated from the exons ATGCGGCGTTTGGGCTGCGCCGGCCTGATGATGATGCTCCTGCTCGGCGTCCTGCTGGCCGCGGTCagccccgtcgccgtcgccgccaccgctcgcAGAG AGATGGTAATGGCGGCGAGCCGCGACGACGAAGGGCAGCGAGGCCGTGCCGGAGCCGTGAACGCCTTAGGAAATGCgccggaagcggcggcggcgaacggcgggGAAGATGTGATCGGGAGGAGGCCGAAGGATGAGGTGGTGGTGAGGAGCCACCGCCGCTTCATCAGGACCAGGAGGATCCCCGCGATCTCCTCGCAGTCGCAGGTTCATTTCGGTGGCCGGATACCCTTCACCGCCGACTACCACTCCGTCCACAGGCACCCGCCCACGCACAACTAG